One window of the Sparus aurata chromosome 17, fSpaAur1.1, whole genome shotgun sequence genome contains the following:
- the arhgef1 gene encoding rho guanine nucleotide exchange factor 1 isoform X8 codes for MLLKKKRPSIVSDEEKCQSIFTAVAFYMKHLGVKTRAVDSKKSRGGFFRRQLVKNKKDESTKGKPRGVFPGIPSWIAGNTEVKPKTEAEAEKEKPNPERKGPTPGRGSLTDPAAPSLTSKKSGSIGSPASLTGSEISDCSSNNIGTTNNPESSNIDGLLSNRLEPPTFSDGGDVSPVGLGGGLTVGELLAPSDIPSEENLEKDRRKTSRKVARSESARVDRHSSRRRGSSRVKQSRSRSDVDLQPPSTTTTSPSPFTPQHLHPFEGPVLAAEGPGQSPTSPSPQLEEMEPGLLELEQDPPNWRELASPEALSSLGKKETKRQEVINELFATEHAHVRMLSVLQMIFSKPLEREGLLTANELAAIFPNLDEIIDMHHNFYENLKKLRLDDGFIVKSISTTMLNRFGGTEGEWFQKLTARFCSHQSWALDQIKSRQKKEARFNAFIQEAESRPQCRRLQLKDIIPIEMQRLTKYPLLLENIAKNTDNPTEKERIHQSAECCRKILNHVNEEVKLMENLLTLKDYQRRLDTSGLKPSNELYTEYKSIDLTQKKMLYEGPVTWRVTKEKAIDVQCVLLGDLLVLLQKQDDKMVLKCQSKSNIAMQEGKQMLSPIIKLDSVFLREVATDRKAFYVIFTWDSGAQIYELVAQSVGERKIWTEVIKTAVDDLKKSGAPMRLTLPPGSGGAPFSPSALSAPLSPTENGSLKSSSDRDKDSLTDEKSSDPRHRLIDFLSEKGFDLIGHSNSDQEKVANSALDEVMSLKRLLVGSISLSEDSQDDEENGEEQSERPSQEMDSCQSTEESQSTDRGAEEENDNSCEKEGAGMKGEDERSISAPLRLSQERMEEVCRRLHSLQEHLKRLQTVEDEHHKLQEALSKFSLEGGHFQ; via the exons CTGAGGTCAAACCTAAAACGGAGGCTGAAG CGGAAAAGGAGAAACCGAATCCAGAGCGTAAGGGTCCAACACCAGGCAGGGGCTCTCTGACTGACCCTGCAGCCCCATCCCTCACCAGCAAGAAGTCCGGTTCCATTGGAAGCCCCGCCTCCCTGACTGGGTCAGAGATCAGTGATTGCTCCAGCAACAACATCGGCACCACCAACAACCCCGAGTCTTCAAACATCGATG gcctcttaagCAATCGCTTAGAGCCTCCGACCTTCTCAGACGGGGGTGATGTGTCCCCTGTTGGGTTGGGAGGAGGGCTGACAGTTGGGGAGCTGCTCGCACCCAGCGACATTCCCTCAgaggaaaatctggagaaagacag ACGGAAGACAAG TAGGAAAGTGGCGCGTAGCGAGAGTGCCCGCGTGGACCGGCACTCCTCTCGGCGCCGTGGCTCATCCCGGGTCAAACAGTCTCGCTCCCGTAGCGATGTGGACCTGCAGCCGCCCTCTACCACGACAACATCACCTTCCCCGTTCACCCCCCAGCACCTCCATCC TTTTGAAGGACCAGTTTTGGCTGCTGAAGGGCCCGGCCAGTCCCCCACCAGCCCCTCCCcacagctggaggagatggagccGGGCCTCCTGGAGTTGGAGCAGGACCCGCCCAACTGGAGGGAGCTGGCCTCCCCTGAAGCCCTGTCCAGTCTCGGCAAGAAGGAGACCAAGAGGCAGGAGGTCATCAATG AGTTGTTTGCTACTGAGCATGCCCATGTACGGATGCTAAGTGTCCTTCAGATGATCTTCTCAAAAcctctggagagagaggggctcCTGACTGCCAATGAGCTGGCCGCCATTTTCCCCAACCTGGATGAGATCATTGATATGCACC ATAACTTCTACGAGAACCTGAAGAAACTGCGTTTGGATGACGGCTTCATCGTGAAATCCATCAGCACGACAATGCTTAACAGA TTTGGGGGCACAGAAGGGGAGTGGTTCCAGAAATTGACAGCTCGTTTCTGCAGCCACCAATCGTGGGCCTTGGACCAGATCAAGAGCAGGCAGAAGAAAGAGGCACGCTTCAACGCCTTCATACAG GAGGCAGAGAGTAGGCCCCAGTGCCGCAGGCTGCAGCTCAAGGACATCATTCCCATAGAGATGCAGAGACTGACCAAATACCCGTTGCTGCTCGAGAATATTGCCAAgaatacag ACAACCcgacagagaaggagaggatcCACCAGAGCGCAGAGTGCTGCAGAAAGATCCTCAACCATGTCAATGAGGAGGTCAAACTGATGGAGAACCTATTG ACTCTGAAGGACTACCAGCGTAGATTGGACACATCAGGGCTCAAACCCAGTAATGAGCTTTATACTGAATATAAG AGCATAGACCTGACTCAGAAGAAGATGCTTTATGAAGGCCCTGTGACCTGGAGAGTCACAAAGGAGAAGGCAATTG ATGTGCAGTGTGTGCTGCTCGGAGACCTGCTGGTGCTCCTGCAGAAGCAGGACGACAAGATGGTCCTCAAATGCCAGAGCAAGAGTAACATAGCCATGCAGGAGGGCAAGCAGATGCTGAGCCCTATTATCAAGCTGGACTCAGTCTTCCTACGTGAGGTGGCCACAG atcgAAAGGCCTTCTATGTGATTTTTACCTGGGACAGCGGTGCTCAGATCTATGAGCTTGTGGCTCAGTCTGTTGGAGAGAGGAAAAT ctgGACTGAGGTGATAAAAACAGCAGTGGATGATCTGAAAAAGAGTGGAGCACCCATGAGGTTGACACTGCCTCCTGGAAGTGGAGGAGCTCCCTTCAGTCCCTCCGC GCTGAGTGCCCCTTTGAGCCCAACAGAGAATGGGAGTTTGAAAAGCAGCAGTG ATCGAGATAAAGACAGCTTGACGGATGAGAAGTCTTCAGACCCGAGGCACAGGCTGATTGATTTCCTGTCAGAGAAAGGCTTTGACCTGATTGGCCACTCCAACAGCGACCAGGAGAAGGTGGCCAACAGTGCTTTAGATGAAG TCATGTCGCTGAAAAGGCTGTTGGTCGGCAGCATCAGTCTGTCAGAAGACTCGCAGGATGATGAAGAAAACGGAGAGGAGCAATCAGAGAGGCCCAGTCAAGAAATGGACAGCTGTCAGTCGACAG AGGAAAGCCAGAGCACAGACAGGGGAGCGGAGGAGGAGAACGATAACTCTTGTGAAAAAGAAGGTGCAGGGATGaagggagaggatgagaggagcATCAGTGCACCACTGAGGCTGTCccaggagaggatggaggaagtGTGCAGGAGGCTCCACAGTCTGCAGGAACACCTAAAGAGACTACAG ACTGTAGAAGATGAGCACCACAAGCTGCAGGAGGCCCTTTCTAAGTTCTCACTGGAGGGGGGACACTTCCAGTAA
- the cd79a gene encoding B-cell antigen receptor complex-associated protein alpha chain, with protein MWMITNVLLCSFVVVVAPDEVDVMPDRPYLRVEFNEPATLECCYSTKVKPLNFEWFKRVQAYNITTDPEMVNYTDRVTKEQQNEHELFCGLLRFKSVEVNDTGLYQCKLNKSSVLTHGTFLQVHKPLEKTINLSETTKNKILTAEGILLLLCVLLPATTLLCQSKKLSDLERKNVRKEEENIYQGLNLDDCSATYDQIERSQAHGPYQDVCNIIEEEEEIQLEKP; from the exons ATGTGGATGATTACAAACGTACTCCTCTGCAGCTTTGTCG TGGTTGTAGCTCCTGATGAGGTGGATGTAATGCCGGACAGGCCCTATTTGAGGGTGGAGTTCAATGAACCAGCTACCCTGGAATGCTGCTACTCCACCAAAGTGAAGCCACTGAATTTCGAATGGTTTAAACGCGTTCAAGCTTACAACATCACCACGGATCCAGAGATGGTGAACTACACAGATCGTGTgacaaaagaacaacaaaatgaaCATGAACTGTTCTGTGGCCTCCTGAGGTTCAAGTCAGTCGAGGTGAACGACACTGGGCTGTACCAGTGTAAGCTGAACAAGAGCTCTGTCCTTACCCACGGCACCTTCCTGCAGGTCCACA AACCACTGGAGAAGACAATAAACCTCAGCGAGACAACCAAAAACAAGATCCTGACAGCAGAGGGAATCctactgttactgtgtgtgcTTCTGCCCGCAACCACCCTTCTCTGTCAG TCAAAGAAACTCAGTGACCTGGAGAGGAAGAATgtgaggaaggaagaggaaaacATCTATCAG GGGCTCAATCTGGACGATTGTTCCGCCACATATGATCAGATCGAACGCTCCCAGGCACATGGCCCTTATCAGGATGTGTGCAACATtatagaggaagaggaggagatccAGCTGGAGAAACCTTGA